From Azospirillum baldaniorum, the proteins below share one genomic window:
- a CDS encoding tetratricopeptide repeat protein — translation MALQRFAAALEHHRAGRHADAEAAYRAILRDDPGHAHANNNLAILLRGTGRWEEAAACYRRAVAALPDDASIRSNLSCALADLGRPAEALAAVRVALSLSPDYADAWFNAGNLLKTERQPERAIAAYRRAVRLRPGMGGAHSNMGDVHRDLGESSRAVDCYRMAMQAQPDLPQPVVNLGEALKEQGRITEAIAVFQSGVERHPDLALLHSNLLFALHYTPWVPPEVIARAHAHWNERHARPLMPLDRGFLNDRNPGRRLRVGYVSPDFRAHACAHFIEPLLREHDRGAVEVFCYATSNHHDAITERMRSLADGWRSLTALDDTAAAALVERDRIDILVDLAGHTAHSRPLLFARKPAPIQVAWLGYPDTAGMTAIDHRLTDAVADPPGLTDAWHAERLVRLPKGFLAFQPLRFVTGRDEPPALVNGFVTFGSFNNAAKVTPEVMRVWSAILARVPSARLCLKSRAFGDAPTRERYLRQFAGNGVDPGRVDLLPPMDVIDHHLQAYDRIDIGLDPFPYNGTTTTCEALWMGVPVITLAGRHHVARVGASLLTQCGLAEFIATDEAGYMETAVALAGDTGRLTALRRGMRERMERSALSDHRGFAAAVEAAYRAMWHSWLGRERDAAAER, via the coding sequence ATGGCGCTCCAACGCTTCGCCGCCGCCCTGGAGCATCACCGGGCGGGCCGGCACGCCGATGCCGAGGCCGCTTACCGGGCGATCCTGCGCGACGATCCCGGGCACGCCCACGCCAACAACAATCTGGCCATCCTGCTGCGCGGCACGGGGCGATGGGAGGAGGCCGCCGCCTGCTACCGCCGGGCCGTCGCGGCGCTGCCGGACGACGCGTCGATCCGCAGCAACCTCTCCTGCGCGCTGGCCGACCTCGGCCGGCCGGCGGAGGCGCTGGCGGCGGTGCGCGTGGCGCTGTCCCTGTCCCCGGATTACGCCGACGCCTGGTTCAACGCCGGCAACCTCCTGAAGACGGAGCGGCAGCCCGAGCGGGCGATCGCCGCCTACCGCCGGGCGGTGCGGCTGAGGCCCGGCATGGGCGGGGCCCACAGCAACATGGGCGACGTCCACCGCGACCTCGGGGAATCGAGCCGCGCCGTGGACTGCTACCGGATGGCGATGCAGGCGCAGCCCGACCTGCCGCAACCCGTCGTCAACCTCGGCGAGGCGCTGAAGGAGCAAGGACGGATCACCGAGGCCATCGCGGTCTTCCAAAGCGGGGTGGAACGCCACCCCGATCTGGCCCTGCTCCATTCCAACCTGCTGTTTGCCCTGCACTACACGCCCTGGGTGCCGCCCGAGGTCATCGCCCGCGCCCACGCGCACTGGAACGAGCGGCACGCCCGCCCGCTGATGCCGCTGGACCGGGGATTCCTCAACGATCGCAACCCCGGCCGCCGGCTGCGGGTGGGCTACGTCTCGCCCGACTTCCGCGCCCACGCCTGCGCCCATTTCATCGAGCCCCTGCTGCGCGAGCACGACCGCGGCGCGGTCGAGGTGTTCTGCTACGCCACCTCGAACCATCACGACGCGATCACCGAACGCATGAGGAGTCTGGCCGACGGCTGGCGGTCGTTGACCGCCCTGGACGACACGGCCGCCGCCGCGCTGGTCGAGCGCGACCGCATCGACATTCTGGTCGATCTGGCCGGCCACACGGCGCACAGCCGGCCGCTGCTGTTCGCCCGCAAGCCGGCCCCGATCCAGGTCGCCTGGCTGGGCTATCCCGACACCGCGGGGATGACGGCCATCGACCACCGCCTGACCGACGCGGTCGCCGACCCGCCGGGCCTCACCGACGCCTGGCACGCCGAGCGGCTGGTCCGCCTGCCCAAGGGGTTTCTCGCCTTCCAGCCGTTGCGCTTCGTCACGGGGCGCGACGAACCGCCGGCGCTGGTCAACGGCTTCGTGACCTTCGGGTCCTTCAACAACGCCGCCAAGGTGACGCCGGAGGTGATGCGGGTCTGGTCGGCCATCCTGGCGCGCGTGCCGTCCGCCCGCCTGTGTCTCAAGAGCCGCGCCTTCGGCGACGCGCCGACGCGGGAACGCTATCTCCGGCAATTCGCCGGCAACGGCGTGGACCCAGGCCGTGTCGACCTCCTTCCGCCGATGGATGTGATCGATCACCACCTGCAGGCCTACGACCGGATCGACATCGGCCTCGACCCGTTCCCCTACAACGGCACCACCACCACCTGCGAGGCGCTGTGGATGGGTGTGCCGGTGATCACGCTCGCCGGTCGTCATCACGTCGCGCGGGTGGGTGCCAGCCTGCTGACGCAATGCGGGCTGGCCGAGTTCATCGCCACGGACGAGGCCGGCTACATGGAGACGGCCGTCGCCCTGGCCGGGGACACCGGGCGCCTGACCGCGCTGCGCCGCGGCATGAGGGAACGGATGGAACGCTCGGCGCTCAGCGATCATCGCGGCTTCGCGGCGGCGGTCGAGGCCGCCTACCGCGCCATGTGGCACTCCTGGCTCGGGCGCGAACGGGACGCCGCGGCGGAACGCTGA
- a CDS encoding glycosyltransferase: MTDGIEAASRLYGAGRLTEAIDACRAVLAVEPGRFDALNLLGAALFSTGQDGAAREALCDAVRIAPGHAAALTNLCIVLQHRRDWPAAARALRTLAAVQPESAAVCSRLGTVSQETGDLDASARFLLRAARLDPGPSVQWHNLGLIRMLAGDMAAASRDLRRAVAIAPEGAVAQVQLGETLLRLGRVDEAAGVFGRALRLDPTATDAANGLTRCARYRAIGSAAPVSGSGLAIRGAFTSATGYGRFCQRFIRTLRRRTVPLQAIGIFGPESWEEDLGPPVPAKALVNFLIPLAVERVPGLATVTFTMFEGTRIPPAWRRQSEHSDLIVVPSESSRVAWAAQGFPEDRLRVCPLGVDPEDGAAAGPVPILVDPCGRRVSSYRHRFLNVSDFIPRKNIDGLLRVWLRGTAPADDAVLILKLGNGKNPAFGAELGDLVRRTEAAVGKRMADAAPVVLINQLLSDADMTGLMRAANHYWSMSHGEGWDLPLSKAGAMGLSLIAPRHSAYVDYLDDRVARLIPSAVRPARLPYSGQAYPPFHGLDWWDPDEDAAADILTAIIRGDDTGPTSARDHLVQGFPWSRAADRLLAILDDAGLR; encoded by the coding sequence ATGACGGACGGGATCGAAGCGGCGTCCCGGCTGTACGGCGCCGGGCGGCTGACGGAGGCCATCGACGCCTGCCGGGCCGTGCTGGCGGTGGAGCCGGGGCGTTTCGATGCGCTCAACCTGCTCGGCGCCGCGCTGTTCTCGACCGGCCAGGACGGCGCTGCCAGGGAGGCGTTGTGCGACGCGGTTCGCATCGCTCCGGGGCACGCCGCCGCGCTGACCAACCTCTGCATCGTCCTGCAACACCGCCGGGATTGGCCCGCCGCCGCGCGCGCCCTGCGAACGCTGGCGGCGGTGCAGCCGGAGTCCGCAGCCGTCTGCAGCCGGTTGGGCACGGTGTCGCAGGAAACGGGGGACCTGGACGCTTCCGCCCGGTTCCTGCTGCGCGCCGCGCGCCTCGATCCCGGCCCGAGCGTGCAATGGCACAATCTCGGCCTGATCCGGATGCTCGCCGGTGACATGGCGGCGGCGTCCCGGGATTTGCGCCGGGCGGTCGCCATCGCGCCCGAGGGCGCCGTCGCTCAGGTCCAGCTTGGCGAAACGCTGCTGCGGCTCGGTCGGGTGGACGAGGCCGCCGGGGTTTTCGGCCGCGCGCTCCGGCTCGACCCGACCGCCACCGACGCGGCCAACGGTCTGACGCGCTGCGCGCGCTACCGCGCCATCGGATCGGCGGCGCCCGTGTCCGGATCGGGGCTGGCGATCCGGGGGGCCTTCACAAGCGCCACGGGCTACGGCCGTTTCTGCCAGCGCTTCATCCGGACGCTGCGCCGGCGGACCGTGCCCCTGCAGGCGATCGGGATCTTCGGTCCGGAATCCTGGGAGGAGGATCTCGGCCCGCCGGTTCCCGCGAAGGCCCTGGTGAACTTCCTCATCCCGCTGGCGGTCGAGCGGGTGCCCGGCCTGGCCACGGTGACCTTCACGATGTTCGAGGGAACCCGGATACCGCCGGCATGGCGGCGCCAGAGCGAGCACAGCGACCTCATCGTCGTGCCCAGCGAATCGTCCCGTGTGGCCTGGGCGGCCCAGGGCTTCCCGGAGGATCGCCTGCGGGTCTGCCCCTTGGGGGTCGACCCGGAGGACGGCGCCGCCGCCGGCCCCGTGCCGATCCTGGTCGATCCGTGCGGGCGTCGGGTCTCCAGCTACCGCCATCGTTTCCTCAACGTCTCGGATTTCATTCCCCGCAAGAACATCGACGGGCTGCTGCGGGTCTGGCTGCGCGGCACGGCGCCCGCCGACGACGCGGTGCTCATCCTGAAGCTGGGCAACGGAAAAAACCCGGCGTTCGGCGCGGAACTCGGCGATCTGGTCCGGCGGACGGAAGCCGCCGTCGGAAAGCGGATGGCCGACGCGGCGCCGGTGGTGCTGATCAACCAGCTCCTGTCGGACGCCGACATGACGGGGCTGATGCGGGCGGCCAACCATTACTGGAGCATGTCGCATGGCGAAGGCTGGGACCTGCCCCTCTCCAAGGCGGGGGCGATGGGGTTGAGCCTGATCGCGCCGCGCCATTCGGCCTATGTGGATTATCTCGACGACCGGGTGGCCCGCCTCATCCCGTCCGCCGTCCGCCCCGCGCGCCTGCCCTACAGCGGGCAGGCCTACCCGCCGTTCCACGGGCTCGACTGGTGGGACCCGGACGAGGACGCGGCGGCGGACATCCTGACCGCCATCATCCGCGGCGACGACACCGGTCCCACGTCGGCCCGCGACCATCTGGTGCAAGGCTTCCCCTGGAGCCGCGCGGCGGACCGGCTGCTCGCCATCCTCGACGACGCAGGCCTGCGCTGA
- a CDS encoding tetratricopeptide repeat protein has protein sequence MIEATFDGFGEAFDRCFGAGLCHVDAGSLEAAACSFRTAAAIRPEHPVAWFVLGLVLRGLGLRDGAAVALWAAHRLRPDDADTLFHWASLLIECRRTGEAVAPLLRLVALRPGYPDAAFSLGNALMAVDEPERAEAAYQLAVLLEPGAAAANNNRGAAFLSQGRPEDAAVSYRRAVRLEPGSAEHHKNLGVSLLTVGNFLEGTAEYEWRTRQAVWQWNRDRPGTPLWDGGPLAGRTILVHFEQGLGDTVQFIRYMAVLKAMGARTIFECQPPLKRLLAGVPGIDALVARGEPLPEADCLLPLMSLPHRCRTTVATIPGGVPYLRAEPERAAFWRRRIAEAGRPGEFRVGIQWRAAGADRSIPLERFARLSHLSGVRLYSLQKADGPGQWERPDDRLEIVSLPDRDGKGEDEGFVDTAAIIEGMDLIVACDSVVGHIAGAMGRPVFLALPWLGDWRWMRLPDHTPWYPQTRLFRMTRRNDWDGVMARIAAEIAAAVARRAAGVS, from the coding sequence GTGATCGAGGCGACGTTCGACGGGTTCGGCGAAGCGTTCGACCGGTGCTTCGGCGCCGGCCTGTGTCATGTCGACGCCGGATCGCTGGAGGCGGCGGCCTGTTCCTTCCGAACGGCGGCGGCGATCCGGCCGGAGCATCCGGTGGCCTGGTTCGTCCTGGGGCTGGTGCTGCGCGGCCTGGGACTCCGGGACGGCGCGGCGGTGGCGCTGTGGGCCGCCCATCGCCTGCGGCCCGACGACGCCGACACGCTGTTCCATTGGGCGTCGCTGCTGATCGAATGCCGACGGACCGGGGAGGCGGTGGCGCCGCTTCTCCGTCTCGTGGCGTTGCGGCCCGGTTACCCGGACGCGGCGTTCAGCCTCGGCAACGCTCTGATGGCCGTGGACGAGCCCGAACGGGCCGAGGCCGCCTACCAGCTGGCCGTGCTGCTGGAACCGGGCGCGGCGGCGGCCAACAACAACCGGGGCGCGGCGTTCCTGTCGCAAGGACGGCCGGAGGACGCCGCCGTGAGCTACCGGCGGGCCGTCCGGCTTGAGCCGGGCTCCGCCGAGCATCACAAGAATCTCGGCGTCAGCCTGCTCACCGTCGGAAACTTCCTGGAGGGCACGGCCGAGTACGAATGGCGCACCCGCCAAGCCGTCTGGCAATGGAACCGCGACCGTCCCGGCACACCGCTGTGGGACGGCGGCCCGCTCGCCGGCAGGACCATCCTGGTCCATTTCGAGCAGGGGCTCGGCGACACCGTGCAGTTCATCCGCTACATGGCCGTGCTCAAGGCCATGGGCGCCCGCACCATTTTCGAATGCCAGCCGCCGCTCAAACGCCTCCTCGCCGGCGTTCCGGGCATCGACGCGCTGGTGGCGCGCGGCGAGCCGCTTCCCGAGGCCGACTGCCTCCTGCCCCTGATGAGCCTGCCCCATCGCTGCCGGACGACGGTGGCGACGATCCCCGGCGGCGTTCCGTATCTGCGGGCCGAACCGGAGCGGGCGGCGTTCTGGCGCCGGCGGATCGCCGAGGCGGGGCGGCCGGGCGAATTCCGGGTGGGCATCCAGTGGCGCGCCGCGGGGGCCGACCGCTCGATTCCGCTGGAACGCTTCGCGCGCTTGTCGCACCTTTCCGGGGTGCGGCTGTACAGCCTGCAAAAGGCGGACGGACCCGGCCAATGGGAGCGGCCCGACGACCGGCTGGAAATCGTGTCGCTGCCGGACCGGGATGGAAAAGGTGAGGATGAGGGGTTTGTCGACACCGCCGCGATCATCGAGGGCATGGACCTGATCGTCGCCTGCGATTCCGTGGTCGGCCACATCGCCGGTGCCATGGGGCGTCCGGTGTTCCTCGCCTTGCCGTGGCTGGGGGACTGGCGCTGGATGCGCCTCCCCGACCACACGCCCTGGTACCCGCAGACCCGGCTGTTCCGCATGACGCGCCGCAACGATTGGGACGGGGTGATGGCCCGGATCGCCGCCGAGATTGCCGCCGCGGTCGCCCGCCGCGCCGCGGGGGTGTCATGA
- a CDS encoding tetratricopeptide repeat protein, which translates to MDHAQATTSLEALLAASPRDGAAWSMLGHLLRRAGKLDGAIACHRRGLEVAPENASIWSNLGNALVEAGRSDEALAAHAEALRLEPQAPAFLFNSAVALRKAGRFKDTLAMIERAAADGTATPELRWERALARLQIGDYVHGFTDYEARRGLAAYHGRPPSERAWNGGSLDGRTLYLFTEQGFGDAILAARYVPLVRERGGRVLYDCHPELRRVLSGLGVDAVLQPGDPPPAFDVEASQMSLPGLFGTTLASVPPPVSLTVPDSSRAKAAHRLGAREPGTLRVGIVWSGRVTFADNGRRATSLARFLRFAEVPGVRLYSLQKGPPEAELADSGVAGHLVTPLGPDLEDFADTAAMLEQLDLVIMTDSSVAHLAGSLGKPVWNLVQHVPYWIYGFSGDRTPWYPTMRLFRQGPDQDWEPVFARAVDALREEVRRTTGR; encoded by the coding sequence ATGGATCATGCGCAGGCCACGACCAGTCTGGAGGCCCTCCTCGCGGCCAGTCCCCGTGACGGCGCCGCCTGGAGCATGCTCGGCCACCTTCTGCGCCGCGCGGGAAAACTGGACGGCGCCATCGCCTGCCACCGGCGGGGCTTGGAGGTCGCGCCGGAGAACGCGAGCATCTGGAGCAATCTGGGCAACGCCCTGGTGGAGGCCGGCCGGTCCGACGAGGCTTTGGCCGCGCATGCGGAAGCGCTGCGGCTCGAACCGCAAGCCCCGGCCTTCCTTTTCAACAGCGCCGTGGCCCTGCGCAAGGCGGGGCGCTTCAAGGACACGCTCGCGATGATCGAGCGGGCGGCGGCGGACGGGACCGCCACGCCCGAGTTGCGGTGGGAGCGGGCTCTCGCCCGGCTCCAGATCGGCGACTACGTCCACGGCTTCACCGATTACGAAGCCCGGCGCGGGCTCGCCGCCTACCATGGCCGGCCACCTTCCGAACGGGCCTGGAACGGCGGATCGCTGGACGGGCGCACCCTGTATCTGTTCACCGAGCAGGGATTCGGCGACGCCATCCTGGCGGCGCGCTACGTGCCGCTGGTCAGGGAGCGGGGCGGCCGGGTGCTGTACGACTGCCATCCGGAACTGCGCCGGGTGCTGTCGGGGCTGGGCGTCGACGCCGTCCTGCAACCGGGAGACCCGCCGCCGGCCTTCGACGTCGAGGCGTCGCAGATGAGCCTGCCGGGCCTGTTCGGCACCACGCTGGCCTCGGTCCCGCCGCCGGTGTCCTTGACCGTTCCGGACTCGTCCCGCGCGAAGGCAGCCCATCGGCTCGGCGCGCGGGAGCCGGGCACGCTGCGCGTCGGGATCGTATGGTCGGGGCGGGTGACCTTCGCCGACAATGGCCGGCGCGCCACCAGTCTCGCCCGGTTCCTGCGCTTCGCCGAGGTGCCGGGCGTGCGGCTCTACAGCCTTCAGAAGGGGCCGCCCGAGGCCGAACTCGCGGACAGCGGCGTCGCCGGTCATCTGGTGACGCCGCTCGGCCCCGACCTGGAGGATTTCGCCGACACGGCGGCGATGCTGGAACAGCTCGACCTCGTCATCATGACCGACAGTTCGGTGGCGCATCTCGCCGGGTCCCTCGGCAAGCCGGTCTGGAACCTCGTGCAGCACGTCCCCTACTGGATCTACGGCTTTTCCGGTGACCGCACGCCCTGGTACCCGACGATGCGGCTGTTCCGCCAAGGTCCCGACCAGGATTGGGAGCCGGTGTTCGCCCGGGCGGTGGACGCCCTGCGCGAGGAGGTCCGCCGCACCACCGGCCGGTGA